Proteins encoded together in one Phyllostomus discolor isolate MPI-MPIP mPhyDis1 chromosome 6, mPhyDis1.pri.v3, whole genome shotgun sequence window:
- the LOC118501101 gene encoding uncharacterized protein LOC118501101 isoform X1, giving the protein MHARAAPEPWLRRGTRVPRPPWGPRPSLALSAPWREWQREGEVENRFPRFPAPPGLAAELWTRGARTSAPRAGGERALSPSRGAAVPSVFHRAATCRRMPRAARAGTGYSAELRVRRSRLSASVLQRSGTAPAGRGPATYLLLGVSRGSQPPRRVFANLKLFFCNVAGQRPLSLAHSTSEPKDFDRKLSLSYSVSVSFTVPFYQGQSSGKCGHRPPPSLSVPSATEGASLRRFPRIVRTAEAHFPVEQTSQTRRPEWTWQSANHPSPQKNVF; this is encoded by the coding sequence ATGCACGCTCGCGCTGCGCCCGAGCCCTGGCTGCGGAGGGGGACGCGGGTCCCTAGGCCGCCCTGGGGCCCCCGCCCTTCTCTCGCCCTTTCAGCGCCCTGGAGGGAGTGGCAGAGAGAAGGCGAAGTGGAGAACCGGTTCCCTCGCTTCCCCGCGCCACCGGGCTTGGCAGCCGAGTTGTGGACGCGAGGAGCGAGGACTTCGGCGCCGCGGGCTGGAGGAGAGCGGGCCCTCAGCCCCTCGCGCGGCGCCGCGGTCCCCAGCGTCTTCCACCGTGCCGCCACCTGCAGACGGATGCCGCGGGCGGCTCGTGCCGGCACAGGCTATTCTGCCGAGCTCCGGGTGCGCAGATCCCGCCTCAGCGCCTCAGTACTCCAGCGCTCGGGAACAGCACCCGCAGGGCGCGGCCCCGCCACTTACCTGCTCCTCGGCGTCTCCAGGGGTTCCCAACCCCCACGAAGGGTGTTTGCAAATCTTAAACTCTTCTTCTGCAATGTTGCAGGCCAGCGTCCCCTCTCCCTTGCACACTCTACTTCTGAACCGAAAGATTTCGATAGGAAACTTTCTCTTTCgtactctgtctctgtctccttcacAGTCCCCTTCTACCAGGGACAGTCCAGTGGAAAATGTGGTCACAGACCCCCACCTTCACTTTCTGTCCCTTCTGCCACAGAAGGAGCCTCCCTGAGGCGATTTCCCCGTATAGTTCGTACTGCCGAAGCCCATTTCCCAGTCGAACAAACTTCTCAAACACGTCGACCTGAGTGGACTTGGCAAAGCGCaaaccacccctccccacaaaaaaacGTTTTCTGA